One window of Salmo salar chromosome ssa11, Ssal_v3.1, whole genome shotgun sequence genomic DNA carries:
- the LOC123725224 gene encoding splicing regulatory glutamine/lysine-rich protein 1 yields KGVDREKEREKGVDREKEREKGVDREKEREKGVDREKEREKGVDREKEREKGVDREKERETEHPKARPPPSVHSSKPSTFHSSKPPPSVPSSRPPSDLVRETDEAAFEPDYSEGEISEGEEEEGEKKVGGQRAVEGEPAVHGGSSRSRSSSASSVGSLGNKKDKKKKKDKKEKKKEKKKQKKDRKQKRLEAEEGEIAGLKHKHKKKKNKDNNREREEEEERRGEDQMSSVAL; encoded by the coding sequence aagggggtggatagggagaaggagagagagaaaggggtggatagggagaaggagagagagaaaggggtggatagggagaaggagagagagaagggggtggatagggagaaggagagagagaaaggggtggatagggagaaggagagagagaaaggggtggatagggagaaggagagagagacagagcacccTAAAGCCAGACCTCCTCCCTCGGTCCATTCTTCCAAACCTTCCACGTTCCATTCTTCCAAACCTCCTCCCTCGGTCCCTTCTTCTAGACCTCCTTCTGACCtggtcagagagacagatgaggCAGCCTTCGAACCGGACTACAGCGAGGGAGAGATctcagagggggaggaggaggaaggagagaaaaaagTGGGCGGACAGCGAGCGGTGGAGGGAGAGCCAGCGGTGCATGGGGGCAGCAGCAGAAGTCGTAGCAGCAGCGCCAGCTCTGTCGGTAGCCTGGGCAACAAGaaagacaagaagaagaagaaagataaaaaagagaagaagaaagagaagaagaaacaGAAGAAAGACAGAAAGCAGAAGAGACTGGAGGCTGAGGAGGGAGAGATCGCAGGACTGAAACACAaacacaagaagaagaagaacaaggacaataacagagagagagaagaggaggaggagagaagaggcgaAGACCAAATGTCTAGCGTAGCCTTATGA